The genomic region CGTTACAAGGTAATTAttgcaactaaaaaaacctaaatttataGTACACACAAAAAAGTAAACTACATCgaaagtcactaaactattagtaagtttacattttggtcattcaattttagaaagttacaaaatgattactGAACTctcgaaagttttcattgaaGTCACTGGGCTGTTAAAATCAGTGTTGTATGACCTTATAATAGTTCatagactattttgtaactttttaaaattaagtgaataaaacgtgaacttactaatagtttactgatcttggtgtaatttacccaaagaAAAACAGATGATCTAAGCAATTTCATGGAACAGGATAAGACTTATGGTTGCACATGCACTTGTAAGCCATGGGACATGTTTCAGCCTCTTCCAATGAAGAACACACAAAGCTCACTATAACTAGTAGGCACGGCGTGCACGACATGCACGCGTGCGAGCAATCCGGCAAGCTTGATCCGGAGATCTTCAACGTGTCGGCTCGTTTTCGTTGCGGCAACGACCTTGTTTCCCAGTTCGAATCAACAAGTTTATTACTAACCATTTTCGCCCCTAACATTGACCCTTGTCTTGTGCTTGGCCGAGAGTCGTGCTCCTCGTAATGTTTGTTATGATCTCCGTGTGGCGGCGCCTTTACGTGCCTTGCGGACGCCATAACCGGAATGTAGCAGAAGAGAATAATGGCGATGGCAGCGATGGTAACAGCAGGTATTTTCATGGCTTCTTTCATGTGGTATTATAGATGAAGTGGTGATGGAAAATAGTGAAAGTGGATGAACATATTTAAAGGGCGAGATGAGAAGAGCATTGATTAGGGGTGgcaaaaaaattctcaaatttgTTGGGTTTTGGTTCGCATCAGGATGGATTTTTAGGGGTAAAATGAGATATTCGTACTTCTAAGCTATCcgagttgaattgaatttttttttaaatcatctGGATTATTCTTTAGACGAACTCGAGTTATTGAGTAAGCCAAGTTTATCTTAATACTTAATTTGAgtagtttttaggtttaattgagtttatttatttatatatatatatttttaatattttgatattaaattattactttactcgataaattttgtattatgGAACAAGCTTGAGCTTCAACttgaatatataaatcatgTAAACAAGTTGAGCTCAAACTTAGATAACAATATTCGATTGAGGTTAAGCTGAGCTTCGACCAACGAATTTCAAATCAAGCTCGATTACAACCCTAGTTAAGTCAAGGcaagtttatataaaaatgccatgatatatattttaatcaattttttttttcaagacaagatcaaataaacattttttagGGTTAAAGTCGAAATTAGGGgctaaactattaaattttatttaagatgaGATGAATCTGAATATATTAGCACAAAAGTTAAGACgagtttaaatatattaatacaaaaatcgaatcgaattaaagtaaataaaatactatttcgTCCCGCCCCATTGACATCCTAGAGTATTGAAGCAAATCAGGCAAAAGAGTACGTAAAGAAAAGGGTCACATGAAAGAGGGTCAGTCCAATACTGAATTTCATAGCCAAATGCATATAACAATAAATGGATGATTGTGAGCATCTTGGGACTTCATTCATTTTGGTGTAAGCTTATTAAATATTGCACCTAATAAATTCGGCACTGAGAGGGTCGGTCCAATATGTGATTGTCATCAATGTTTGTTGTTTATGGATTCAATTGGGCACTAGATTTGGGCTTCATGGGATTGAGCCCAACCCAATGTAGACATTGATCCAAATCAAGAGATTAATgtgaaaaaggttaaaatatgccataagtccttatactcttcattaatttaaaatttggtccCTATACTTTATTCTAgagatttagtccttttacttttcagatttcaaaattcaggtccAACTTTCAACActgttaaatttaagttcattacaaggtcatttttttgttacattACTACCaagtgaatatttttttttatttcaaaatgtcacaccaaaaatttaataaaaaaaatttaataattggacctaaattttgaaatatgaaagtggaaagactaaattcctaaaaataaaagtacatggattaaattctaaatttgtgaataGTACAGAGACCTATGGCCTATTTTAATCGTGTAAAAAACATGGGTTAATTCTACAAGATGTTCCCGAACTATCCATAAGTTgtgaattttgttttatgttctatgatttggtcatttttaatttgTGTGCTTTTTCGAATTCTATAATTTCAATCAAGACCCAAATGGTAGTTGTTAGATTcggttagttaaattataacgTTTCCAAAGTCTTATAAggcaaacatattatcacaaATGTATTATCATGTTGGTTTGTTATTTTCGTATAATACTCAtgaaaatgtcatgacattttagTTAATAGATTTAACAACTACCTTTAAGTAATggctaaaatttcaaaattcgagaAATATGTGGactaaaaatgactaaatttgaGGATACAAACTAATTCGATAACCGGGGTGAatctagaaattcttttaagAGGGATCggagttgaattataaatttttgagagatcaaaatatgatttttttaatacacATTAAACATTTTTGTATACAAAATGCTTAAAACTACCCATAATCCATCTTAatccttaaataggaggataaacgCACTTCAGCATActcaaacttatattttcttaCACTAACAACAATCCTAATACCAACTGATCTAAGACTCAACCGAGAATTCAGATTAAACTTTTAACATAAAGATATCTTCTACAAATTCGAATAGACTTTccacttaaaattatatttaaaacaaaaaaatgagagTCAAACACTTTGATTTTGTCCTTATTAACAAAAGGTTGTTTGATAAGTTAAGTCAAATCAGATATGCACTAACATAGtatagtataaaattttatattacaaaatttatacatCCTTAAGATATTTTTAGGAACCTAGACCTAGTAATGTTAGATAGaactattatttaatatttaattgggTAAATTCCTAATTAGGTACTGAACTTTTCGTGTCTTTTTATTGTACTGTTAAGTCTGGAACGGCTAGATGATGTAGCCGTTATAAACTATATAAATTGTCactcaattataattttttttcaatttaaccacCAAAGttttcgaaattaaattttgtactCACCGTGCCTTTTTTGATTGGCCTAATAACATTTTCTCCATTCGATATTTGTACCCATAAATTTAACTCTGAATATTCTTACGGCGctaaaattaggattaaattaatatgattctatttaaatttttttaatattatgtaaaattaaataaaatggaagATTATGATGTTGGTAATGTTGCCATCTAAGACAAACACTTTCTCAACCTATTTGTGGGGTTGACTTTcttttcaatattataatatgagttccaacttttatatttatttgaccAATTCAAACACCTAAGTGGAGTTGAGTTTAAGCTATCACAAACTTATTGATTAAGCTTacttacttaattaaaaatgagtttAAGATCATGTTGGGTATAATAGTAAGACCCAACAATGGCCGATAATTTTAATCagattaatgaattttttttataaatttacgggaatctaattaaaattattaaaaaaaatctaaagaatatttaaatttttcaaaaagatggGGAAGACCTCCCTTCACCACTATTACAGTCCGCCCCCTGAATACTGAAGACGATATTATTAAAGGGATAACTGCGAATtctgaaaattatattataaatattttcaagattGGGAGCCACACTTAGCCAAGATTAAATAAGATGGTGAAAAAGTacgtaatttttaaataatagataaataaatttatatattataaataataaattggtATAGAGTGTCCTTCACATCAATGCTCCGCGTGCTCACCACTAATTATGTTgacaaatatttgaaattacaactttatttttatttttaaaaattattcgtgttgaatttataataaaaattaaaataaatatatttatattttcgaTAAATTATAAGAGAAAATACAAAATCCTAATAGCAATCCGAATCACACTTAAAACGATAAATACTgatgattaaatatatatgatgtaacaaagaatatatatgattaaaagCTTACTTATTCAGAGAGAACTCTTAGAAACCTATAAATCAAAATGAGAATTCATCTGGGTCAAATTTCATAGAAAGTCCTcatcttttgtatttttcagATTAAATCctatgttataattttattttttctttctttttccaaaatgtACATTTCAGCcccaagcttttttttttcaattagttccattaaataatttaacGCAACTTACTTTAAAgcctctatacttttatttttaagaatttagttcatttatttttcaaattttaaaatttaaatccaactgttaacactattaatttttttagttatataGCTACTaggaaagttttttttaaatgtcaccccaacaaatttaataaaaaagttaatagtgttaacagttggacttaaattttgaaatatgaaaatagagagactaaattcctaaaaataaaagtacaatgactaaatttcaaaattttgaagaaaacagggatttatggtatattttaacctttttcaaAATCTGTGGTATATGCATATTAgcatttttttgaacaatctcattataaatTCTGATGGTATTtgctctttttgatacaatgcctaGAGCTACCTATAGTCCCTCTCCagcccataaataggaggatgatgtgcttcaacgcactcgaattcacgtcctcctgcattgacaatCATGCccatgccaatcgagctaaaactcaatcgatGCATATTGACAATTTTGTACAGTAGgacaattttttttacacacTTAAAAAGGACAAAAATGGGGAAATTGTATATATTTGCCTAActgcacacacacacacacacacaaatgCCAATATGTACCTGCCACATGAAATTACTTGATGGACCCAAAAAATTAATCTCAAGACCacattttgagaaataaaagattAAGAACATCAGACTAAATCTATGAGAAATCTTATAGTTCAAGGACCTCTTATAGAATTTGCCCATTCAACTAATCAAAGTGCTTGCATGCCATTAGGGTCCATCAAAGATTGACCTAGTCTAAGCTTATCTCATATGTTTATGATGGTGATACAAAGAGTCAaattcatgaatatatatatatatatatatatttaaaatcattgAACTAAGCTATCATTTAATTCTTTGTGACCACATGCTCCACTACTTTTTTCATCGAATCTCTTTACTTTTTAGTCGAATTACTTGTTTCGTCTTCGAGCCTCTAggtttcacaaattttaatgatttttgaatGCACATTTAACGGCATCAAGTGTATCATCAACAAAAGCCAAGTCAGAAAATCATTTGGGTAAAAAAGAATCATAGATTTTAGGGAccattataaaatttcaaaatgattaaaagGCATATGTACTATTCGGGGCATATCTATGCCCTTAACTGGAAACAGTCTACTCTTAGGCATTAAAAACATAGGgtcaatttaatcaaaagttaGAAAGATTATAGATCAATCTTACATTTGACCATTTGGGGAGGGCCTAAAGAGCAATTTGACCATTTGGCCAAGGCGCAAAGTCCTTCCTACCACCTTTTGGCTACAcccttgatatatatatatatatatatatatatatatatatatatatatatatataaacaatctCGTTAAAGGTTTAGAGCATATCTACTATTTTGGACACAATATCTAGAGCTGCCTATAGCTCCAACCCAACACATAAATTGAATGATAATACGCTTTAGTGCACTTGAACCCACGTCCTCTTACATTGACAACAACATTCATactaatcgagttaagactcaaccCATTTGTCTACCATAATAGTTTCCTTCATACAACATGGAGTAGACTATAGATCGATCTTATGTTGcttattttgtaaatacttTGTTATAAGACCAGTTTCATATTTTACTTCAACTGAAAAATTACTATAAAccaattagtttttttttttttaaagaccTCACTAGTTATGAAATACAAAGGTTGCCGGTagtaatttcatatataatggTTCAATTTGGTCGGCATGCATGgcactttaattaaattataggaTATAATACGTTTAAGCGTGCTTGAACTCATAGTcttcaaattattgaacaacaataatattaatcaaGCTAATAATCTGTTGGTCGGCACAAAAGCCCCCTTAAACCCATTTTttggataatataatatttagttcttgaatttgacaatttttcttaatttagtctttaaattttttttttgttcatattagtctttcaatttgggaacttttttcaattttgatccatGTGATGATATAACATTATGAGATTAAATGGCACAATCTCATACTGCCATATAATCacatggaccaaattgaaaaaagatgTCGAATTCAGAAGCTAAATGTTGCTTTATCTTTCCTTTTGTGCTTCCCAAATCtcaaaacaaaatggaaaattaatcAATGAAAAGAGGCATTgcttttatcaaatcaaataagaAGGAATGGTGTGAATGAAAAGATGTAAGAAAAAAGCCATATAATTTTGGGACACATTTGTGCATGATGTTTTCAATTTGGTGTCCAAACAGCACTTGGAATTGTCTTGACATTTAATTGTAATCTTATATTCCCTGCATGCTGTGTTGCTGTCCACAAATATCTGTGTCGAAAGAGCAAAGACAAAGTTGTGGGGAGtcaattgaaaatatatatatatatacttattttgGAGATAGATACAGcaaaaaaaactcataaaaaaagtttaaccTCAATGGATTCACCACGTGTCGAGGACTTTGTTTGGAATCTTTAGGGACGGTTTGACAAATTGTTgcttgtttttgtatttttatgttttctattttgaaattttcttattttgcctttaatttgttgaattgGATGACATGTTTGTTAGATAATTTTGTTGcagaaatgttttaaaatatatatgggtGGTTAAATCGattagattattaatttttagtttaatttatttgattattgatcTGATaatagttaattagttaattaaaaataataaaattaagaattttaagaaatttataaaCATGTTCAATTACCggttttttactcaattttttttaactatttcgAGTAGTTTGCTTATAAGTTGATTCGATTCTTTTGCCTGGATAGGTATATCGACCGATTCCCATTCTAACCAGTTCAACTGATTGATTTGGTGCAGCTCTAATAATACTGCAAACAAGTtgtcaataaaaaaaagaaaagttgtttAAAAAGTGTTGGAAATATTGTCCTAAAAGGTTTGATTTCATTAATCCATATTCAAATATGACTTAATTAGATTCAGTCGACAGCTTGACCCTATTCAATTCGAATATAAATTGACTCAAATTCGAAAtgacttgaataaaaaatgatttaaaattgaaatgaaactaataaataattcGAAATGACGCAAACTTGAAGTGTTTGGAACCCAAAATTATTCAAACGCATAATAACCTGATTTTAAAAACTTGAACCTTAAATACTGAACGAGTTGAATCTAAAACTAAC from Gossypium raimondii isolate GPD5lz chromosome 1, ASM2569854v1, whole genome shotgun sequence harbors:
- the LOC105787143 gene encoding uncharacterized protein LOC105787143 — its product is MKEAMKIPAVTIAAIAIILFCYIPVMASARHVKAPPHGDHNKHYEEHDSRPSTRQGSMLGAKMVSNKLVDSNWETRSLPQRKRADTLKISGSSLPDCSHACMSCTPCLLVIVSFVCSSLEEAETCPMAYKCMCNHKSYPVP